One window from the genome of Paramisgurnus dabryanus chromosome 24, PD_genome_1.1, whole genome shotgun sequence encodes:
- the dag1 gene encoding dystroglycan 1: protein MRNKLRRFRDVDRPMLGDRTDLVLLTVLVLLVADVRASWDQNPVEVLGDVGQLEASMHSSVLSDLREAEAAMSQPSGLPDSSAVVGRVFQMQVPIKAKDSKSKMKITEASKDVLPAWLHWDAESGTLQGLPLETDKGVHYISVSVSNESQVSQSPDVFSIEVHPEEHADTDPFLLALQSASNDVQPFICGNEDPVTVLTVILDADLNKMSSKQRVELLAKMKKFSGMGLQHMKILPVVNNRLFDMSAFMAGPGNAKKVVENGALLSWKLGCSLDQSNIPDISSVQVPAKEGTMSAQLGYPVVGWHIANKKPHVPKRVRRQLNNTPTPVPSLLPPTTYPEPPTRIVPTPTSPSIAPTSDSSAPPVRGPVPLPVKPTLSRSRDSIASTPTLAPPLPTRTPDSTSTIAIQPTVTRPIYEGPSVTPATPTTRKPTKRPPKKPKSTPAPEKPKITTTKPPRRTTPVPVSPDGNIKPELRNPIDQVNAYIGTYFEVKVPPDTFFDKEDGTTDKLRLTLRKGSDLVGDDSWIQFNSTSQLLYGLPDQEHEGKHEYFMQATDKGGLYAIDAFEVRVNRWGNNVKSPVLFTAVFDGDARTVTNDVHKKILLVKKLAQSFGDRNGSTVTLKNIIKGSIIVEWTNNSLPQNPCPKEQIEQLSRRISDPDGKPSQHFKYVMQPDFKASNITVRGTGSCRNFMFVPKGELFDPTPDPVTPAVGAGRQSTDDVYLHTVIPAVVVAAILLIAGIIAMICYRKKRKGKLTIEDQATFIKKGVPIIFADELDDSKPPPSSSMPLILQEEKPPLPPPEYPNMASPETTPLNQDLLGEYTPLHDEDPNAPPYQPPPPFSVPMEGKGSRPKNMTPYRSPPPYVPP from the exons ATGCGCAATAAACTCAGAAGGTTCCGGGACGTGGACCGCCCCATGCTGGGGGACAGGACCGATTTGGTGCTTTTGACTGTATTGGTGCTTTTGGTAGCGGATGTACGGGCATCCTGGGACCAGAACCCTGTGGAGGTTCTCGGTGATGTGGGGCAGCTCGAGGCATCTATGCACTCCTCCGTGCTGTCGGACCTTCGTGAGGCGGAAGCGGCCATGTCGCAGCCCAGCGGCTTGCCGGATTCCTCGGCAGTGGTGGGCAGGGTTTTCCAAATGCAGGTGCCCATCAAAGCCAAGGACTCTAAGAGCAAAATGAAG ATCACAGAAGCGAGCAAGGATGTGCTCCCAGCATGGTTGCATTGGGATGCAGAGAGTGGCACACTTCAAGGCCTTCCTTTAGAGACAGACAAGGGCGTTCACTACATTTCTGTTTCTGTTTCCAACGAGAGCCAAGTCTCCCAAAGCCCAGATGTGTTCTCCATTGAGGTGCACCCAGAGGAGCATGCCGATACGGACCCTTTTCTGCTTGCTCTCCAATCAGCCAGCAATGACGTTCAGCCATTTATCTGTGGTAATGAGGATCCTGTTACAGTGCTTACTGTCATTTTAGATGCTGACCTCAATAAGATGAGCTCCAAGCAGAGGGTGGAGCTACTTGCCAAAATGAAAAAGTTCTCCGGCATGGGGCTTCAGCACATGAAGATTTTGCCTGTGGTCAACAACCGTTTGTTTGACATGTCCGCTTTCATGGCAGGACCTGGAAATGCCAAAAAGGTAGTTGAAAACGGTGCCCTTTTGTCCTGGAAACTTGGCTGCAGTCTGGATCAAAGCAACATTCCTGACATCAGTAGCGTGCAGGTTCCGGCAAAAGAGGGGACCATGTCCGCACAGTTGGGATATCCAGTCGTCGGATGGCACATCGCTAACAAGAAGCCTCATGTGCCCAAAAGGGTGCGAAGGCAGCTGAACAACACCCCCACCCCTGTTCCCTCTTTACTTCCCCCGACAACTTACCCTGAGCCCCCTACTCGTATCGTTCCCACCCCAACCTCTCCATCCATTGCTCCTACCTCTGACAGTTCTGCCCCACCTGTTCGTGGTCCTGTGCCCCTGCCTGTGAAACCTACATTATCTCGATCCAGAGATTCAATTGCTTCCACTCCAACCTTAGCCCCCCCTCTGCCAACACGAACCCCAGATAGCACCAGCACTATTGCCATTCAGCCCACCGTGACCAGGCCTATTTATGAGGGACCCTCTGTGACCCCAGCAACACCCACCACTAGAAAACCAACAAAGAGACCACCAAAGAAACCGAAGTCAACCCCTGCACCAGAAAAACCCAAGATCACTACAACCAAGCCACCAAGACGCACAACCCCTGTACCCGTCTCTCCTGATGGCAACATTAAACCCGAGCTGCGTAACCCGATTGATCAGGTAAACGCCTACATTGGCACATACTTTGAGGTGAAGGTTCCACCGGATACGTTTTTCGACAAAGAGGATGGTACTACAGATAAGTTGAGGCTAACCTTGCGCAAGGGCTCTGATTTGGTTGGGGATGATTCCTGGATACAATTCAATAGCACAAGCCAGTTGCTCTATGGATTACCAGATCAGGAGCATGAAGGAAAACATGAGTATTTTATGCAGGCGACTGACAAAGGAGGTCTCTATGCAATAGATGCCTTTGAGGTCAGAGTCAATCGTTGGGGAAACAATGTTAAGTCCCCAGTGTTGTTTACTGCCGTTTTTGACGGGGATGCACGTACAGTCACCAATGATGTTCACAAGAAGATCCTTCTTGTCAAGAAATTGGCCCAATCATTTGGTGATCGTAACGGCAGCACAGTTACCTTAAAGAACATTATCAAGGGGTCCATTATAGTGGAATGGACCAACAACAGCCTTCCGCAAAACCCCTGCCCAAAAGAGCAAATCGAGCAGTTGTCCAGAAGGATTTCTGATCCAGATGGTAAACCATCGCAACACTTTAAATATGTCATGCAACCAGACTTCAAGGCCTCAAATATCACCGTCAGAGGTACAGGAAGCTGTCGTAACTTCATGTTTGTCCCAAAAGGTGAGCTCTTTGATCCAACTCCAGATCCGGTTACTCCCGCTGTTGGTGCTGGAAGACAGAGCACGGACGATGTGTATCTACACACTGTCATACCAGCTGTGGTGGTTGCAGCTATTTTACTGATAGCGGGAATCATTGCCATGATCTGCTATCGAAAGAAACGCAAGGGCAAGCTAACTATTGAAGACCAAGCGACTTTCATCAAGAAAGGAGTACCCATCATTTTTGCAGATGAGCTCGATGACTCCAAGCCACCTCCATCTTCCAGCATGCCCCTTATCCTTCAGGAGGAAAAACCTCCTCTTCCTCCACCAGAGTATCCGAACATGGCTAGTCCAGAGACAACACCTCTCAACCAGGACCTTTTGGGAGAGTACACACCTCTACATGACGAGGATCCTAATGCCCCTCCTTACCAGCCTCCACCACCCTTCTCTGTCCCAATGGAGGGTAAAGGTTCCCGTCCCAAGAACATGACCCCATACAGATCCCCACCCCCTTACGTGCCTCCCTAA